A region of the Amycolatopsis sp. cg13 genome:
CCGCTCGCGATGACACTGGCCGCCGGATCGTTCCGCGACGGCACCCGCGTCGCCGGTTCGTCGCCGGACCTGGTGCGCGCCATGACCGAAGGCAACCGCGACGCTCTGCTCCCGATCGTCGACGACGCACTCGGCCGCCTCGGCGCCGCCCGCGGCTCGCTCGCGTCCACCGGCGGCCTCGCCGCGACCATCAACGCAGGTCACGAAGGCGCTTTGGCATTGGAAGCGGCCCGCGACGCGGCGCTGTCCGGCGTCCGCATCGACCTCACCGCCGCCGACGCCCGCGAAGGACTCGTCGCACTCGGCGAACGCGGCGGCCGGATCACCGGACTGGACGGAGCGGTCGCACTCGGCGAAGTGTCTTGACTTGCCTGGAACGCCTGGTGTGTGACGATTGAATCCTCTCAATCCCAACCCCGGGGAGGCATTCGATGGGCATCAACTTCGACGAGCTCAAGAACAAGGCGACCGAGGCGCTGCGCGAGAACAGCGGCAAGCTCGAGCAGGGTCTCGAGAAGGCGGCTGAATTCGCGAAGTCCAAGGTCAGCGGCCACGACTCGCAGATCGACGGCGGCGTGGACAAGGCGAAGGACCTGCTCGGCAAGGTCACCGGCAAGAACGAAGAAGGCGGCGAGAAGCCCGAAGACGGCCCGAAGCCCGAGGGCGGCCAGCCCGGCGGACAGCAGTAACCCTCCGCCTCCGGGTTGGGCCCGGCTGCGCCCCAATGTGGCATTGGGTGCATCCCACGCACCCAATGCGGCGTTCGGTACATCCGTTGCGCCCCAACGCCACATTCGGTGCATCCCACGCACCCAATGCGGCGTTCGGTGCATCCCACGCACCCAATGCGGCGTTCGGTGCGTCTGACGCACCCAATGCCGCATTGGGGCGCTTCGGCCAGGCTCAGGTGCGCCGGTGATAAGGCAGGAACCGGCGCACCAGCCGCAGCGGCGACCGTTCCACCAGGTCCGGGCCGCGCACCGCGTCGAAGGTCGAGCCGAGCTGGTCCACCACCCCGGCGAGCCGCGGATTGTCCGGCATCGGCACCGAATCCGGGTCCCGCTGCTCGCGGACCGCGGAAGCCAGCTCCGCCAACGCATCCGTGAGCAGCTCGATGTCCGCGGGCGACGGAGCGGGCGCGCCCTCCCCGATCGTCACGCCGACTTCGGTCACCGCGTCGGTCACGCGTTCCAGGCCAGCGATCACCGGCCACCACGCCACCGCCTGCCGTCCCGCCGGCGACGGTTCCACGATCACCTGCTGAAACGCCGTCCGCAGGTCCGCGAGCGCGCGATACGCCCCGCGCCGGGCCCGCGACCGGGCGAGCCGCGATTCGCTGGTCGAGTTCAGCACCATCGCGGTGCGGACGTACTTGGCGACCGTGTCGAAACTGTCCGCCAGCCGCCCGCCGACAGTCGGCCGCCGCGAACCCGGCCACAGCAGATAGCCG
Encoded here:
- a CDS encoding antitoxin, coding for MGINFDELKNKATEALRENSGKLEQGLEKAAEFAKSKVSGHDSQIDGGVDKAKDLLGKVTGKNEEGGEKPEDGPKPEGGQPGGQQ